The Kitasatospora setae KM-6054 genome contains a region encoding:
- a CDS encoding NAD-dependent epimerase/dehydratase family protein: MEQKATPGRAPTRAVVTGAAGFIGSHLVDALLGEGATVIGVDRRDPRTDPGAASNLAGALDHPGFTFVAADLRTCPLTALFLQADAVFHLAALPGVRSSWGERFAEYTACNVFATERVLAACEDVRVPRLVYASSSSVYGTTSGGATGEEIVPNPESPYAISKLAGEQLCLAHAGKATSTVTAVALRLFTVYGPRQRDDMLIGRALTAALGGPALNLYGEGSQRRDFTYVGDVVRAAIAAATAPIGTTVLNIGTGVTTTVLNVLAAVEELTGRPVPVNRLPTQAGDVEATLADNSRAVDLLGWKPRTALTQGVSRQLAHLNANSPQPVGA; the protein is encoded by the coding sequence ATGGAGCAAAAGGCAACACCAGGACGCGCCCCGACGCGGGCGGTCGTCACCGGAGCCGCCGGCTTCATCGGCTCGCACCTGGTCGACGCCCTCCTTGGCGAGGGTGCCACCGTCATCGGCGTGGACCGCCGCGACCCTCGCACCGACCCCGGTGCGGCGTCGAACCTGGCGGGAGCCCTCGACCACCCCGGCTTCACCTTCGTCGCCGCCGACTTGAGGACCTGCCCGCTCACGGCACTGTTCCTGCAGGCCGACGCGGTCTTCCACCTCGCGGCGCTGCCGGGCGTCCGCAGCTCCTGGGGCGAGCGGTTTGCCGAGTACACCGCCTGCAACGTCTTCGCCACCGAGCGCGTGCTGGCCGCCTGCGAGGACGTCCGCGTTCCCCGGCTGGTCTACGCGTCCTCCTCCAGCGTCTACGGGACCACGAGCGGCGGCGCGACCGGCGAGGAGATCGTGCCGAACCCCGAGTCGCCGTACGCGATCAGCAAGCTTGCCGGCGAACAGCTCTGCCTGGCCCACGCGGGCAAGGCCACCTCCACCGTCACCGCGGTGGCACTTCGCCTGTTCACGGTCTACGGCCCTCGCCAGCGCGATGACATGCTGATCGGCCGCGCACTCACGGCGGCGCTCGGCGGCCCCGCCCTGAACCTCTACGGCGAGGGCAGCCAGCGCCGGGACTTCACCTACGTCGGGGACGTGGTCCGAGCCGCCATCGCCGCCGCGACCGCCCCGATCGGCACGACGGTCCTCAACATCGGTACCGGTGTTACCACCACCGTGCTGAACGTGCTGGCCGCCGTCGAGGAGCTGACCGGCCGACCCGTGCCAGTCAACCGGCTACCCACCCAGGCCGGCGACGTCGAGGCCACCCTCGCCGACAACTCCCGGGCGGTGGACCTCCTGGGCTGGAAGCCCCGCACCGCCCTCACCCAGGGCGTCTCGCGCCAGCTCGCCCACCTCAACGCCAACTCCCCGCAGCCCGTGGGCGCCTGA